In the genome of Segnochrobactrum spirostomi, the window CGATGATCTCTTCCAACTCGCCGACATCGACGCCGAGCGAGCCCTGGGCGCGCAGCAGGCCGTCGATCGCGGCGCGGGCGATCAGATCGCAATAGAGGGTGATCGCGCGGCCGGCGTCGTCGTTGCCGGGCACCGGATAGGTGATGCCGTCCGGATCGCAGTTCGAATCGAGGATCGCGACGACCGGAATGCCGAGGCGGCGCGCCTCCTCGACCGCGATCTTCTCGCGGTTGGTGTCGATCACGAAGATGAGGTCGGGAACGCCGCCCATCTCCTTGATGCCGCCGAGGTTGCGCTCGAGCTTCTCGCGCTCACGCGAGAGGTTCAGGCGCTCCTTCTTGGTCAGGCCTTGCTGATCACCGGAGAGCAGCTCCTCGAGCTTGCGCAGGCGGGCGATCGACAGCGAGATCGTCTTCCAGTTGGTCAGCATGCCGCCAAGCCAACGGGCGTTGACGAAATACTGGGCCGAACGGCGAGCCGAATCCGCCACCGCTTCCTGGGCCTGGCGCTTGGTGCCGACGAGCAGCACGCGACCGCCGTTCGCCACCGTGTCGCTGACGGCCTTAAGGGCCTGGTGCAGCATCGGCACGCTCTGGGCGAGGTCGATGATGTGAACGTTGTTGCGGACCCCGAACAGGAAGGGGGCCATCTTCGGGTTCCAGCGGTGGGTCTGGTGGCCGAAGTGCACGCCGGCTTCGAGGAGCTGGCGCATAGTGAAATCGGGCAGAGCCATGGCTCTGTTACTCCTTTTCCGGTTGGCCTCCGCGGGATTGGCTCGCTCAGGAGCACCGGAGGGCGGACGGCCAATCGGCCGCGCAACCCGGTCCCGCGTGTGGAATGGCGGTGTCTATAGGGGGAGACGCCGCAGAACGCAAGGCGGGCCGGCCATCCGTCAAGGATTTCCGCCCCGCCTTCAGATAGGAATTCAGCGAGCGTCGCGCCAGCCCCGGGACGAGGCCGGTACCGTGGCCGCAAGCGCGGACCGGGAACGTCGTCCCCGGCCGGATCGCGGTTCTTACTTCAGCGTGATGGTGACGCCGCTGCCGCCGGCGGTCAGGGACAGGCCCTGCTGCTTGGTGTGCAGGCGGATCGAGACGCCCTTGTCGTTGCGCAGCAGGATCTCGCCGCTGCCCTTGCTGCCGGCCGAGGCGCCCGTCGTCAGGGTTCCGTAGAGGCCGGAGAAGTCCTTGATGTTGTGCAGGTCATAGACGGTGCCAACCGCCTCGACGCTGGAATAGCCGACGGTGCCGAGACCGAGGCCGCCGATCGAGAACGGATAGGTGAGATCGCCGTACTTGAGCTTGCCGCCGCCGACCTGGCCGCTGAGGATGAAGCCGAACTGGGTCTGATCGATGGAGATGGTGCCCGAGGGCTTCATCGCCGGCTCGGCGGCCTGCACGGCAACCGCGCCGATGGCCATGGTGCCGGCGACGAGCGAGGCGAGCACGAGCCGACGGCTCGGGGCGGCGGTGGACAAACGGGAGAACACTTTCATGCTCGACATCCTTCTTTGAGGGCTGCGCTTGCATGAACGCCACAGAGTGTTATGCGTTGCAACCCGACGGGGCGGTTAGCTCAGCTGGTTAGAGCATCTGGTTTACACCCAGAGGGTCGGGGGTTCGAATCCCTCACCGCCCACCAGCGTCCTCTCTTCTAGCGCTGCGCTTCGCGAATATCCTCCCCGACGTGCGCGATGGGGCGGAGCGTCGCATCGCGCACACGGCCGGACGCGCGCGCCCCTTTTTGACCGAATGCAGGTTCCGAAAACAAAAGACCCCGCGTGCCGGCGGCGCTGCGGGGTCTTGTCTCAAGGCCGGCGCCCTCGGGGCGCCCCCCCGAAGGACGTCAGCTATTGACGGCGTCCTTCAGGGGCTTGCCGGCGCGGAACTTCGGAATGTTCGCAGCCGGAA includes:
- a CDS encoding DUF1134 domain-containing protein, whose amino-acid sequence is MKVFSRLSTAAPSRRLVLASLVAGTMAIGAVAVQAAEPAMKPSGTISIDQTQFGFILSGQVGGGKLKYGDLTYPFSIGGLGLGTVGYSSVEAVGTVYDLHNIKDFSGLYGTLTTGASAGSKGSGEILLRNDKGVSIRLHTKQQGLSLTAGGSGVTITLK
- the rpsB gene encoding 30S ribosomal protein S2: MALPDFTMRQLLEAGVHFGHQTHRWNPKMAPFLFGVRNNVHIIDLAQSVPMLHQALKAVSDTVANGGRVLLVGTKRQAQEAVADSARRSAQYFVNARWLGGMLTNWKTISLSIARLRKLEELLSGDQQGLTKKERLNLSREREKLERNLGGIKEMGGVPDLIFVIDTNREKIAVEEARRLGIPVVAILDSNCDPDGITYPVPGNDDAGRAITLYCDLIARAAIDGLLRAQGSLGVDVGELEEIIEEPALDEVPAEEAEVVAG